From the genome of Ignavibacteriota bacterium:
AAGACCGGCCGGATCCTCGCGGAGTACGGCCGCTTCCGCGACATGCCGACGCTCGACCTGCGCGCATGGGCGCGGGAAGAATTCGACAAGCCGCTTGCCATCGAGAACGATGCACGCATGGCCTGTATCGGCGAATGGCGCGTCGGCGCCGGACGCGGATGCGACAATATGGTGATGATCACGCTCGGCACCGGACTCGGTGTCTCTGCCGTGATGGAAGGGCGCCTCGTGCGCGGCGTGCACGGTCAGGCGGGGATCCTCGGCGGACATATCACGGTGAAGTACGGCGGCACGCCCTGCCCCTGCGGCAACATCGGCTGCGCGGAGTCTGAAGCTTCCACCAAAGTGCTCGCGGATGTCGCCCGTGCGCATCCGGCATTCCCCGGCAGCGCCCTGGCGCGGGAAGAGTTGCTGGATTTTGCGGCGGTGTTCCGCAACGCGGCCGCGGGCGATGCCTGTGCCCTCGCCGTACGCGAACACAGCCTGCAGGTGTGGTCCTCCCTCGTCGTGAGCCTTGTCCATGTGTATGACCCCGAACTGTTCGTGATCGGCGGCGGCATCATGGCAAGCGCGGATGTGATCCTCCCGGCGGTGCGTTCGTACGTCGAACGGCACGCGAACACGCCGTGGGGGAAGGTGACGATCGTTCCGACAGCGCTGGGCGATACGGCGGCGCTGGTGGCGGGTGAGTGGCTTCTTCAGGATCAGTTCCCACAATGATGGCACGTATGCGAACGACCGGTTACGACAAATTCCCCTGTGTCGATGTTCCCTCGAGCGATGGCCTCAGTTGGACCGGCTGGAACGCTGTTGCGCAACAGCTCTCCGCTGCCCTGGGCAGGGTTGCATCTCCCAAACGCATCCTCGTGGTGGAGTGCTACACCGGCGTCGATGAAGATGCGGTGATCCGCGAATTGAGTTCACGCCTCGCGCCCGCGCTCACGCTCGATGTGCGCACGGCCATGCTGCCTCCGGATGCGATCGACCGGCTGGTGGCGCCGTTCCTCGGCGGGAATGATCCTGTCTTCGGTTATCTGACGAACCTCACACTCCCGCAGTTCTTCGACCCTGCTGCTGTGCAGACCATGAAGGAGAAGGTCGCGGCCGTGCGCGAGGGGCTCGTGCTCATCGTTGGCTGCGGAGCCCGGCTCATCGCAAATGGCGATGTGTTCGTGTATGCCGATCTCGCGCGGTGGGAGGCGCAACTCCGCTACCGCCGTAACGCGGCGTCCAATCTCGGCGTGTCCAATGCGACCGCATCCACCGGTGTGCAGTATAAACGCGCGTTCTTCGTGGACTGGCGGGTAAGCGACCGCTGGAAGCGCCCGCTGATGGCGCAATGGGATTACGTGCTCGACACGCATAGTGCGGATGAACCCAAACTCGCCGACGGCGAGGCCGTGCGGCGCGGATTGCGGCATGCCGCCACGCGTCCGTTCCGGGTCGTGCCGCTCTTCGATCCCGCCCCCTGGGGCGGACAGTGGATGAAGGAAGTCTGCGACCTCGACCGCAGCGTGAAGAACTTCGGATGGTGCTTCGATTGCGTGCCGGAAGAGAACAGCCTCCTGCTCGGGATCGGCGACGCGGTGATCGAACTGCCGTCCATCGACCTCGTGTTCGACCAGCCGCGGAAACTGCTCGGCGATGCCGTGCACGGCCGCTTCGGCGACGAGTTCCCCATCCGCTTCGACTTCCTGGACACCATGGACGGCGGCAACCTGTCGTTCCAGGTGCACCCCCTCACCGAATACATCCAGCAGCAGTTCGGGATGCACTACACGCAGGACGAAAGCTACTACATGCTGGATACCGGTCCCGATGCCACGGTCTATCTTGGTTTGAAAGAGGGCGTGGATAAGGAAGCGATGGTGGCCGACCTGAGAAAGGCGCAGGAAGGCGGTTTCATCTTCGATGCTGAGAAGTATGCGAACCGCTGGCCTGCGAAGAAGCATGATCACTTCCTCATTCCTGCGGGCACCGTCCATTGCTCCGGTGCCAACTCGATGGTGCTGGAGATCAGCGCAACGCCCTACATCTTCACGTTCAAGATGTGGGATTGGGCGCGGTTGGGACTCGACGGCAAGCCGCGGCCGGTGCACCTGAACCATGGTGTGGCGAACATCCAGTGGGACCGCACCACGGCGTGGGTGAAGAAGAACCTTGTGAACGTGACGCAGGTGCTGGGCAGCGGACACGGGTGGCGGGAGGAGCGTACGGGGCTGCATGAGCGCGAGTTCATCGAGACCCGCCGTCACTGGTTCTCGGGCATGGCGCCGCACGATACGAAGGGCGGCGTGAACGTGCTCAACCTCATTGAAGGCGAGGAAGCGATCGTGGAAAGCCCGGCGCATGCCTTCGAGCCCTTCGTTGTGCATTACGCCGAAACCTTCATCATCCCGGCCTCTGTCGGCGTGTATACCATCCGCCCCCACGGGCCTTCCATAGGGAAGACCTGTGGCACCATCAAAGCATACGTCCGGACCGGCGATGAAGGACATTGAGAAGATCCTGGCGGAGTTCGATCCGGCCACAGGGGTGATCGACGGCGCGCCGCTGACGCAGCGGCATTTGCACGATCTGCGCGGATGCTTCGCGGACAGTGCGGCGTTCGAACGTGCCGCGGCCGCCGGCAACCCGCTCATCTATACGGTCTCCGGTGTGGAGCCGGGTGCGGGCGAAGGCGACCTCCACTATGGCGTCGGGATGATCATGCCCGGGAAGATCGGCGACGAGTACTACATGACCAAGGGGCATCTGCATTCGTGGCGGGACGCGGCGGAAGTCTACTGCGGTCTGGCAGGAGAGGGGATGATGCTCCTCGAAGATGAGGATGGCGGGAACAGCCGCATGGTACCGCTTGGCGCGGGGAAGGTGGTGTATGTTCCCGGCCGCACCGCGCACCGCACGATGAACACCGGCACGGTACCTCTGACCTACATCGGCATCTATCCCGCGAAGGCGGGGCACGACTATTCCACGATCGCGCTGAAGAATTTCTCGTGCGTGGTCGTGGAACGGCAAGGGAAACCCGTGATGCTCCCGAGAGAGAAGAAGGCATGACCAACTACGTCACCAAGCCCATCCCGGCGGAGAAACCGGAACCGTCGTATGTGGAACGGCCCTGGGGGTCGTTCCGGCAGTATGCGCACAACAAGGAATGCACGGTCAGCCTGATGACCGTCCTGCCGGGGCAGAGGCTCAGTCTGCAGTCGCACAGCGGCCGCGGAGAACTGTGGATCGTGATCGACGACGGTGCCGTGGTGCAGGTGGGTGAAGAAGAACGCGCGTGCCGGGCCGGGGACGAGATCTGGATCCGTGCGAACGAGAAGCACCGGCTGTCGTGCACGGGGGAGAAGAGTGTCCGTGTCCTCGAGGTTGCCTTCGGCAACTGGCAGCAGGAGGACATCACGCGGTATGCGGACGATTACCGGCGCTGACCGGCCGCATGCTGCATCATCATCCCGCAACGCGGGACGCAGTACCCAACATCAGTACAGGAACATCCCCATGAAACAGCGTCACTCTCTTCTTGTCGCCCTCTGTGCGGTTTCCATTCTTTCCCTCTCCATGGTCGTGCCGGTGCAAGCACAAGGCACCGCGCAGCCCGCCGTGCAGTCGCAGCCGGCGGCACCCGACCGCACACTGCATGTCGTCGGTACGGCGCATCTCGATACGCAGTGGCGGTGGACGATCCAGACGACCATCGACGAGTACATCAAGAGTACGCTCCACGATAACTTCAGGCTGTTCGAACGGTATCCCGCCTACCGGTTCAGCTTCGAAGGTGCGTTCCGGTATGAGCTGATGAAGGAGTACTACCCGGCGGACTACGAACGTATGCGCGGGTATGTGGCATCGGGACAGTGGAACGTGACCGGCAGCAGCTACGATGCGGGCGACGTGAACATCCCCTCGCCCGAGTCGATCTTCCGCCACGTGCTGTACGGGAACGGCTATTTCAAGAAGGAATTCGGGAAGTCGAGTGTGGACATCTACCTCCCGGATTGCTTCGGGTTCGGGTATGCGTTGCCCACCATCGAGCGTCATGCGGGCCTCTCGGCGTTCAGCACGCAGAAGCTCACCTGGGGATCGTTCGTCGGCGTCCCCTTCGACATCGGGATGTGGGAGGGCGTGGATGGATCGCAGATCGTTGCAACGGTGAACCCCGGCGACTATGGCGCACAGATCCGCGAGGACCTGAGCACCAGCCAGCAGTGGCTGAAGGCGATCGACTCCCTCGGGAACCGTTCCGGGTTCTACCGCGGGTACAAGTACTTCGGCACGGGGGACATCGGCGGCGCGCCGGATTCGCTGTCGGTGGACTGGCTGATGAAGGGGATGAACGGGAAAGGACCGATCCGGGTCCTCAGCGCTCCCGCGGATTCCGTCGCGCGCGAGGTCACACCGGAGATCGCCGCGAAGCTCCCTCATTATAAAGGAGAGCTGGTGATGTCCACGCACGGCACGGGCTGCTATACATCGCAGGCGGCCATGAAGGTCTGGAACCGGCGGAACGAGCTCCTCGGCGATGCGGCGGAACGGGCATCGGTGGCGGCAGCATGGGCAGGCGGACTGCCGTATCCGTCCGCGCGCCTTACCACGAACTGGAAGAGGTTCCTCTGGCATCAGTTCCACGACGACCTCACCGGCACGAGCATCCCCGAAGCGTATACGTTCTCGTGGAACGATGAGCTGCTCTCGATCAAGGACTTCACCGCGGTCACGACCTCCGCGGTCGGATCGCTGGCGGCCGGACTGAAGACGAACGTGGCGGGGATCCCGGTCGTCGTGTATAACCCGCTCTCGCAGCAGCGCGAGGACATGGTCGAAGGGACGTTCACGTTCCCGGAGCGTGCTCCTCAGGCGGTGAAGGTCGTTGATGCCGATGGCCAACAAGTGCCTTCGCAGATCCTGAGCGTGGATGGCCGGAACGTCCGGGTTGCGTTCCTGGCGACCGTCCCGCCGGTCGGCATGCGCGTGTATGCGCTGCAGTCCGCTGCAAAGCCGGCCGTTGCGCAGACCGGACTGAGCGTCACCAAGAACTCCATGGAGAACGACCACTACCGCATCCGCATCGACGACGCGGGGAACGTGGCAAGCATCTATGACAAGAAAGAGAATCGCGAGATGCTCGGCGGCCCCCAGCGCCTCGACCTTTTCGCCAACAAGTCCGTGAAGTGGCCGGCGTGGGAGATCATGCCCAACACGGTGGCGGTGCCGCCGCGCGCGTCGGTCGGCGGACCGGCAGTGGTGAAGATCGTGGAAAACGGCCCGGTCGTGGCCGGACTCGAGATCACGCGGACGATGGACGGATCCACGTTCGTGCAGCATGTGCGCCTTGCGGCAGGAAGCGCTGGTGAGCGCGTGGTGTTCCACACCACCATCCACTGGAACACCAGGAAGACGCTGCTCAAGGCGACGTTCCCGCTTGCCGTGCAGAACGAGAAGGCCGTGTACGACCTCGGCATGGGCGTGATCGAACGCGGCAACAACACCGACAAACTGTATGAAGTGCCTGCCCAGCAGTGGGCAGTTGTGGATGCGAAGGATGGCTCGTACGGCGTCGCGATCATGAACGACAGCCGGTACGGATGGGACAAGCCGGACAACAGCACACTGCGGCTGACGCTCGTGCACACGCCGGAAACGGGACCGGGCTACAGCGACCAGGCAGCGCTCGACCTCGGCACGCACCGCGTGACATATGCGGTGTACGGCCACAAAGGGACCTGGCAGGACGGGAAGGTCGCGTGGCAGGCCGCGCGCCTCAACCAGCCGCTCATGGCGTACCAGACCGCCGGGCATCCCGGCACCCTCGGTGCGGCATTTTCCATGCTTTCGAGCAACACCGATGCCGTGATGGTGACCGCGGTGAAGCGTGCGGAGAACAGCGACGACATCGTCGTGCGCCTCCGCAATCTGACCGGGCAGCCGGTGAACGGTGTTGCGATCACGTTCGCCTCGGCACTCACCGCCGCGGCGGAATGGAATGCATCCGAAGAGCCTGTCGGCCCCGCGAGGTTCGACGATGCGGTCCTGAAGATCGGCACGATCGGTGCGTATGCACCGAAGACCTTTGCGGTGCGCCTCGCCGCTCCACGGACAGCGGCCGCAACGCCCTCCTCACAGTCTGTCCCCCTGGCATTCGACGGCGATGGGATGAGTCTGGATGGGAACCGTGCCGACGGCGATCTGGACGGCGCGGGTCATACGTTCCCCGGTGAACTCGTCCCTGCCACGTTGAACATCAGCGGCGTGGAGTTCACGCTCGGTTCTTCAGCCCCTGGCGCACAGAATTTCCTCTCTGCGAAGGGGAACACCGTGCGTCTGCCGAAAGGCACGTTCGATCATGTGTATCTCCTTGCGGCGGCCACGGAGGATGCGCAGGTGACGGTGAAGACCGGCACGGAGTCGCATACGGTCGTGATCCCGCGGTTCATCGGTCCGAGCGGACAGTGGGACAGTCCTCTGCTGAACGGCAAAGCTCTGGCCCTCGGCCGCATCAACGGGGCACCGCTCGAGAGTCCGTTCTTCACGCCGGCATTCACGAAGCCGCAGCAGGCGGCGTTCATTGCCACCCACACCCATGACCGGTCCACGGACCGGAACCTTGCGTACGTCTTCAGCACGATGTACTGCATCACATTGCCGGTGAAGCCCGGCACCACCACGCTCACGCTGCCATCCGATCCGCGCGTGCGTGTGTTCGCGGTGAGCGTTGCGGCCAATGCGCTGGAGGCAACGCGGACCGCCACCCCGATCGCCGAGACCGCGCCCGTGGTGATCATCGGGACGCCGGCGGGGAGCACTGCGTTCACCGACGTGATCACGTTCACACTGGCATCGTCCAGCGGTGCCGGTACGATCCGCTACACGCTGGACGGGACCGATCCGCAGCTCAGCTCGCCCGCGTACACGTATCCCGTGCGCATCAAGCAGAGCGCGAAGGTGAAGGCCGCAGTGTTCGGAAAGAACGGCCGCATCGGCGAGGTTTCGTCGGGCACGTTCGTGAAGGCGGAGTACCTGCCCGTGACCGGGAACAAGCCCGGCTCGCAGGGGCTCCGGTGCGACTACTTTGAGGGAACGTGGTCACAGGTGCCGGACTTTGCATCGATGACGCCGATCCGTTGGACCGTCGTGCCGCGATTCGAATATCCATTGCAGCACATTCAGGACAAATGGGGGGCGCGGTATTCGGGCTACATCACGGTGAAGGCGGATGGCATCTATACGTTCTCGGTAAACGCGGATGACGGCGCGAAGCTCTCCCTGGGTTCGCTGGAGATCGTGGACAACGATGGGTTGCACTCGGCGCATGAAGCATCGGGTGCCGTGGCCCTGCGGGCAGGAACGTACCCGATCGCGGTATCGCATTTCGACCGCGGGTCGGAGGATATCCTGGAAGTGTGGATCAGCGGGCCGGGTATGGATCGTCAGATCATACCGACGTCGATGCTCACGCACTGACGGACTGACGCGCTGAAGTATGAGCGCGCCGACGGACTAAGCGCTGAAGTATGCACGCCGGACTGCGCGCTGAGTAGCGCTCCGACGGACTGAAGTGCTAACGCACTGACGCGGTGCGTGCTGCGTCGCTTGCGTACATGAGTATGCCACCGCGGGAGGACTCCGCCCTCGCGGTGGTGGACCCTGATGTAATAGTTTGGCTTGTGCATCAACTATTGCCGCTCCGACTGATCTTGCCGAACAAAGTGAAGGCAAGATCTGTCGGATGTGGGCATCGCCAACGCTGCGAAGCGAGGATCCGCTTCAGCGACCGTTCACCACGCACGGGTAGGTGCATCATGAGAACATATGCAGCGATCGGCTTCGCCGGCGCGATGGCGCTCGTCCTGTGGTCATGCACTGCCACCTCCGACCGTGAGTGGGTCAGCACCGCACCTGCCGGGAACGAATACACGCACATCAAACGCGACGGCGCGACGGTCATCCCGAACGGCCGCTTCATCACGCCGCGCGGTACGCAGATCGGCACAGCACCCCATCCGTACGGACTCGTGCTCAGCCCCGATGGCTCCATCGCGGTGACCGCCAACTCGGGCACCGGACCGTTCTCCGTGACGATCATCAGGAACGTGACCGGCGAAGAGCCGCAGGTGCAACAGGTGCCGGAAGGGCACCGCACCGATGCAGGCATCCTCGCTTCCGTGTACATGGGGCTCGCCATCGCGCCGGACAACCGGACGTTGTACGTGGCGGGCGGACAGGAAGGGAAGGTGTACATCATCGATTGCATCACGGGGAAGCGCACCGGCGAGATCCTGTGCGATGTTCCCGTGCATGGCATCGCCTACGACGATAGCTATATCGGCGACATGGTGATGAGCGCCGACGGCACCCGACTCTACGCCGTGGACCAGATGAATTTCCGGATGCTCGTCATCGATCCCGCGGCGCATGCGGTCGTGGCGAACGTTCCGGTCGGGCGTTATCCCTTCGGCATCACGCTTTCACCCGGTGGCACGATGGCCTATGTTGC
Proteins encoded in this window:
- a CDS encoding chitobiase/beta-hexosaminidase C-terminal domain-containing protein, which codes for MKQRHSLLVALCAVSILSLSMVVPVQAQGTAQPAVQSQPAAPDRTLHVVGTAHLDTQWRWTIQTTIDEYIKSTLHDNFRLFERYPAYRFSFEGAFRYELMKEYYPADYERMRGYVASGQWNVTGSSYDAGDVNIPSPESIFRHVLYGNGYFKKEFGKSSVDIYLPDCFGFGYALPTIERHAGLSAFSTQKLTWGSFVGVPFDIGMWEGVDGSQIVATVNPGDYGAQIREDLSTSQQWLKAIDSLGNRSGFYRGYKYFGTGDIGGAPDSLSVDWLMKGMNGKGPIRVLSAPADSVAREVTPEIAAKLPHYKGELVMSTHGTGCYTSQAAMKVWNRRNELLGDAAERASVAAAWAGGLPYPSARLTTNWKRFLWHQFHDDLTGTSIPEAYTFSWNDELLSIKDFTAVTTSAVGSLAAGLKTNVAGIPVVVYNPLSQQREDMVEGTFTFPERAPQAVKVVDADGQQVPSQILSVDGRNVRVAFLATVPPVGMRVYALQSAAKPAVAQTGLSVTKNSMENDHYRIRIDDAGNVASIYDKKENREMLGGPQRLDLFANKSVKWPAWEIMPNTVAVPPRASVGGPAVVKIVENGPVVAGLEITRTMDGSTFVQHVRLAAGSAGERVVFHTTIHWNTRKTLLKATFPLAVQNEKAVYDLGMGVIERGNNTDKLYEVPAQQWAVVDAKDGSYGVAIMNDSRYGWDKPDNSTLRLTLVHTPETGPGYSDQAALDLGTHRVTYAVYGHKGTWQDGKVAWQAARLNQPLMAYQTAGHPGTLGAAFSMLSSNTDAVMVTAVKRAENSDDIVVRLRNLTGQPVNGVAITFASALTAAAEWNASEEPVGPARFDDAVLKIGTIGAYAPKTFAVRLAAPRTAAATPSSQSVPLAFDGDGMSLDGNRADGDLDGAGHTFPGELVPATLNISGVEFTLGSSAPGAQNFLSAKGNTVRLPKGTFDHVYLLAAATEDAQVTVKTGTESHTVVIPRFIGPSGQWDSPLLNGKALALGRINGAPLESPFFTPAFTKPQQAAFIATHTHDRSTDRNLAYVFSTMYCITLPVKPGTTTLTLPSDPRVRVFAVSVAANALEATRTATPIAETAPVVIIGTPAGSTAFTDVITFTLASSSGAGTIRYTLDGTDPQLSSPAYTYPVRIKQSAKVKAAVFGKNGRIGEVSSGTFVKAEYLPVTGNKPGSQGLRCDYFEGTWSQVPDFASMTPIRWTVVPRFEYPLQHIQDKWGARYSGYITVKADGIYTFSVNADDGAKLSLGSLEIVDNDGLHSAHEASGAVALRAGTYPIAVSHFDRGSEDILEVWISGPGMDRQIIPTSMLTH
- a CDS encoding cupin domain-containing protein, producing MKDIEKILAEFDPATGVIDGAPLTQRHLHDLRGCFADSAAFERAAAAGNPLIYTVSGVEPGAGEGDLHYGVGMIMPGKIGDEYYMTKGHLHSWRDAAEVYCGLAGEGMMLLEDEDGGNSRMVPLGAGKVVYVPGRTAHRTMNTGTVPLTYIGIYPAKAGHDYSTIALKNFSCVVVERQGKPVMLPREKKA
- a CDS encoding class I mannose-6-phosphate isomerase, with product MARMRTTGYDKFPCVDVPSSDGLSWTGWNAVAQQLSAALGRVASPKRILVVECYTGVDEDAVIRELSSRLAPALTLDVRTAMLPPDAIDRLVAPFLGGNDPVFGYLTNLTLPQFFDPAAVQTMKEKVAAVREGLVLIVGCGARLIANGDVFVYADLARWEAQLRYRRNAASNLGVSNATASTGVQYKRAFFVDWRVSDRWKRPLMAQWDYVLDTHSADEPKLADGEAVRRGLRHAATRPFRVVPLFDPAPWGGQWMKEVCDLDRSVKNFGWCFDCVPEENSLLLGIGDAVIELPSIDLVFDQPRKLLGDAVHGRFGDEFPIRFDFLDTMDGGNLSFQVHPLTEYIQQQFGMHYTQDESYYMLDTGPDATVYLGLKEGVDKEAMVADLRKAQEGGFIFDAEKYANRWPAKKHDHFLIPAGTVHCSGANSMVLEISATPYIFTFKMWDWARLGLDGKPRPVHLNHGVANIQWDRTTAWVKKNLVNVTQVLGSGHGWREERTGLHEREFIETRRHWFSGMAPHDTKGGVNVLNLIEGEEAIVESPAHAFEPFVVHYAETFIIPASVGVYTIRPHGPSIGKTCGTIKAYVRTGDEGH
- a CDS encoding phosphomannose isomerase type II C-terminal cupin domain — protein: MTNYVTKPIPAEKPEPSYVERPWGSFRQYAHNKECTVSLMTVLPGQRLSLQSHSGRGELWIVIDDGAVVQVGEEERACRAGDEIWIRANEKHRLSCTGEKSVRVLEVAFGNWQQEDITRYADDYRR
- a CDS encoding ROK family protein gives rise to the protein MAVLVCDAGATRIKFGIVDNGKVLAHDSIPSRSEGPLAVRLPDLAAALRGICRMNDLPLASCRGISMSVPSIVDVKTGRILAEYGRFRDMPTLDLRAWAREEFDKPLAIENDARMACIGEWRVGAGRGCDNMVMITLGTGLGVSAVMEGRLVRGVHGQAGILGGHITVKYGGTPCPCGNIGCAESEASTKVLADVARAHPAFPGSALAREELLDFAAVFRNAAAGDACALAVREHSLQVWSSLVVSLVHVYDPELFVIGGGIMASADVILPAVRSYVERHANTPWGKVTIVPTALGDTAALVAGEWLLQDQFPQ